GCGATGAACGCCGGAGGGACCCCCGGCCACGAGCGCCAGCCGGTGCAGCCGTTTAGCCCCGCAGCGCAGAAATGAACCCCTCGATGAACCTTCGCACCCACGACCCCGGCACCGAGACCATCCTGCGGCTGTACCGCACGATGCAGGTCATCCGTCAGACCGAAGAGGAATTAGCCCGTTGCCATCAGCGCGGACTCATCCATGGCGCGTGCCACACCTACGTCGGTCAAGAGGCGATCGCGACGGGCGTCTGCGCGCAATTGGCGCCCGACGACGTCGTGTTCAGCACGCACCGCGGTCATGGGCACGCGCTGGCCAAGGGGATGCCGCCCGCCGAGCTGATGGCCGAGCTGTTCGGCCGCGCGACGGGCTGCTCGCAGGGGCGCGGCGGCAGCATGCACTTGTTCTCGCCCGAGATCGGCATGATGGGCACCAGCGGCATCGTGGGCCCGTGCATCCTGCAGGCCTGCGGCGGCGGGTACAGCGCCCTGTTGCGCAACACGGGCCGCGTCGCCGTGGCGTTCTTCGGCGACGGGGCCGTCAATAACGGCGCTTTTCACGAAGGCTTGAACATGGCCGCCATCTGGCGGCTGCCCGTGATCTTCGTCTGCGAGAACAACCAATACGCCACCGAGGTACCGTTCGCCTACAGCAGCGCGAACCCCAGCGTCGCGGCGCGCGGCGCGGCCTACGGCCTGGCCGCCGTCGAGCTCGACGGCAACGACGTCGAGGGAATTCACCGCGCGGCGGGCGAAGCCGTCGAGCGCGCCCGCGCCGGCCAAGGGCCCACGCTGCTCGAATGCCGCACCTATCGCACGCGGGCCCATGCCGAGGGCATGGGCGACTTCACCTATCGCACGAAGGCCGAGGTCGAGTCGTGGAAAGATCGCTGCCCGATCGCGCGGCTCCGCGCGGCGGTCGTCGCCGACTCGACCAACGGCAGCGCGGCGCAATGGGCCGAGCGCTTCGCGGCGATCGACGCCGACGTGAGCCAGGTCGTGCGCGCGGCGCGAGATTTTGCCGAGACAAGCCCCGTGCCCGACGCCACGACGGCGACGGCGCACGTCTACGCGGTACAGCGGCGCGCGGTCGTCGAACCGCGCGACCTGGGCGGCCGCTCGATCAGTTATTCCCAGGCCACGCTCGAAGCGCTCGCCGCGGCCATGGCCGAGGACCCGGCGATTTTTGTCATGGGCGAAGGCATCGGCCGACGCGGCGGAAATTTTCTCACCACCAAGGGGCTCTACGATCTGTATGGCCCCCAGCGGCTGTGCGACACGCCGATCTGCGAGCGCGGATTCGTCGGCCTGGCGTGCGGCGCGGCGATGACTGGCACCCGGCCCGTCGTCGATTTCATGTTTGCCGATTTCGTCCTCGACGGCTTTGCCGAAATCGTCAACCAGATTGCCAAGATGCAGTACATGTCGAGCGGCCGGCTGAAAATGCCGGTGCTGTTGCGCGGCTGCATCGGCATCGGGCACTCGGCCGCCACGCACCATTCGGGCAGCTATTACGGCATGTTCGGCCAGGTGCCCGGGCTGCGCGTCGTCGTACCGGCGACGCCGGCCGACGCCAAGGGCCTGCTGCGACACGCCCTGCGCTGCGACGACCCGGTGCTGTTCCTCGAGCATCGCGAGATCC
The Pirellulales bacterium genome window above contains:
- a CDS encoding dehydrogenase E1 component subunit alpha/beta, with the protein product MNLRTHDPGTETILRLYRTMQVIRQTEEELARCHQRGLIHGACHTYVGQEAIATGVCAQLAPDDVVFSTHRGHGHALAKGMPPAELMAELFGRATGCSQGRGGSMHLFSPEIGMMGTSGIVGPCILQACGGGYSALLRNTGRVAVAFFGDGAVNNGAFHEGLNMAAIWRLPVIFVCENNQYATEVPFAYSSANPSVAARGAAYGLAAVELDGNDVEGIHRAAGEAVERARAGQGPTLLECRTYRTRAHAEGMGDFTYRTKAEVESWKDRCPIARLRAAVVADSTNGSAAQWAERFAAIDADVSQVVRAARDFAETSPVPDATTATAHVYAVQRRAVVEPRDLGGRSISYSQATLEALAAAMAEDPAIFVMGEGIGRRGGNFLTTKGLYDLYGPQRLCDTPICERGFVGLACGAAMTGTRPVVDFMFADFVLDGFAEIVNQIAKMQYMSSGRLKMPVLLRGCIGIGHSAATHHSGSYYGMFGQVPGLRVVVPATPADAKGLLRHALRCDDPVLFLEHREILQVKGPVPEDDYEIPFGRARVARVGRDATVVALARMLHLTLEVCDQLEREGISIEVIDPRTVTPLDVETILQSVHKTGRLLVVDEPPGHLGFSAEIAAQIADQGFDDLDAPIRRLTGKFCPTPYSPSLEQAVVPHTQDILDAIRSLLRE